A region from the Anomaloglossus baeobatrachus isolate aAnoBae1 chromosome 11, aAnoBae1.hap1, whole genome shotgun sequence genome encodes:
- the LOC142255853 gene encoding olfactory receptor 10A7-like: TNMETRNQTTITEFILLGFSDDPQLQYLFFLVLISIFKISLLAHMFIILIYRFCTNLHTPMYFFLANFSFLEINYLLTIVPKMLVNLLSRKKTITFLGCAVQFYCFLVLGSTECYMLAAMAYDRYNAICHPLLYNSIMRRAVCIWLVIGCWIIGTTLAVIRTIFLYILPFCGSNRINHFYCDILPLIDLACSNSHFNEFATLIISSFLIVGSFLLTLISYTNIIWAIVKQHPTANRRKAFSTCTSHLIVVTMFYGSGTIMYLRPKSRYGMDEGKFLSLTYTIIVPMLNPFIYTLRNNDVKDAVRKIVSKSKLEG, encoded by the coding sequence ACCAATATGGAGACAAGAAACCAGACTACCATAACTGAATTTATCCTTCTGGGGTTTTCCGATGATCCTCAGCTCCAATATCTGTTCTTTTTGGTCTTAATCAGCATCTTTAAGATTTCACTTTTGGCTCATATGTTCATAATTCTTATATATCGCTTCTGTACAAATCTTCATACACCTATGTATTTTTTTCTTGCTAACTTTTCGTTTTTGGAAATCAATTATTTGTTAACTATAGTTCCCAAAATGTTGGTCAACCTTCTCTCACGCAAGAAAACAATCACCTTCTTGGGATGCGCTGTACAATTCTACTGTTTTCTCGTACTGGGCAGTACCGAATGCTACATGTTGGCCGCCATGGCGTATGATCGATATAATGCCATATGTCATCCATTACTGTATAACAGTATTATGAGAAGGGCAGTTTGTATCTGGCTTGTGATTGGTTGTTGGATCATCGGGACCACACTTGCTGTTATACGAACCATATTCTTATATATATTGCCATTTTGCGGCTCCAATAGGATCAACCATTTTTATTGTGATATTCTGCCATTAATTGATCTGGCCTGTAGTAATTCACACTTCAATGAATTCGCCACTTTAATAATATCTTCATTTCTTATTGTGGGTTCCTTTTTATTGACTTTAATCTCATATACTAACATTATCTGGGCAATTGTTAAACAACATCCTACAGCAAATAGGAGAAAAGCCTTCTCGACTTGTACCTCGCACCTCATAGTTGTGACTATGTTCTACGGATCGGGCACTATTATGTATTTGAGACCAAAGTCAAGATATGGCATGGATGAAGGAAAGTTCTTGTCCCTCACATATACTATTATTGTTCCTATGTTGAACCCTTTTATATATACTTTAAGGAATAATGATGTAAAAGATGCAGTTAGGAAGATAGTTTCTAAAAGTAAGCTAGAGGGCTAG